The following proteins are co-located in the Ensifer sp. WSM1721 genome:
- the mobB gene encoding molybdopterin-guanine dinucleotide biosynthesis protein B, whose amino-acid sequence MNELTHRPKIFGIAGWKNSGKTGLMVRLVSEMTRRGYLVSTVKHAHHDFDIDKVGADSYRHREAGAHEVTIVSSTRFAIMHELRGAPEPSFEEVLSRLAPCDLVLIEGYKREPIPKIEARRKESVNREPLAPTDPHIVAIAADHVITDSDLPVFDLDDTQAIADFIEKATGLRG is encoded by the coding sequence ATGAACGAATTGACCCATCGGCCGAAGATATTCGGCATCGCCGGCTGGAAGAACTCCGGCAAGACCGGCCTAATGGTCCGCCTAGTCAGCGAAATGACCCGGCGCGGCTATCTGGTCTCGACCGTCAAGCACGCTCACCACGATTTCGACATCGACAAGGTCGGCGCCGACAGCTACCGCCATCGCGAAGCCGGTGCCCACGAAGTGACCATCGTCTCCTCGACACGCTTCGCGATCATGCACGAGCTGCGCGGCGCCCCGGAGCCGAGCTTCGAAGAAGTCCTGTCGCGACTGGCCCCTTGCGATCTCGTGCTGATCGAGGGCTACAAGCGTGAGCCGATCCCGAAGATCGAGGCGCGTCGCAAGGAATCAGTCAACCGCGAGCCACTCGCACCGACCGACCCCCACATCGTCGCCATCGCTGCCGACCATGTGATCACGGACAGTGATCTCCCGGTGTTCGATCTCGATGATACGCAGGCGATCGCTGATTTCATCGAGAAGGCGACGGGGTTGCGAGGCTGA